The Methylomonas sp. UP202 DNA window CCGTAGGCGCCGAGCACGTCGCGGGCATGACCTTCCAGCCATTGCCAGTGCGGCGATTGCTCGGGAAGAATATCGTGCATGCCTCGGATGGCCTGTATGGCCTGCTGTTGTTTTGCCATGTTGGGTTTACTTGCTGATCGCGGATTTAACGAGTTGAGCTTCCTTCGAAGCCGGGAAAGCGGATAGGAGTTTGTCGCGGTACTCTTCGGCCAGTTTGCCGTTGCCCAGCGAGCGTTCGGTTTGAAAAGCCAGCCACAGGGTTTCCGGGGTGTGATTGGCGACGGCCAGATAGCGTTCCAGGAAGCCGCGCGCCGACAGATATTGGCGGTTCTGATAACTGATTTTCTGCATCTCCAGCAAGGCCGGAGCGTATTCGCTTTGGGCTTGCAAGGCTTGGCGGAAATAGCCTTCGGCCTGCTGCGCGTCGTTTTGCTTGAGCGCGCAAGCGCCGAGATTGGTCAGTGCGAACCACGGCCGGGTGTTCATTGCCGAGTCCAGCGCTTGCTTCAATAGTTCCACGCCTTGGTCGACCCGGTCGCGTTCGCATTGAAAGCGGCCGTAATTGTTCAAAATGCTGAAATTGGAGGGGTCGCGGCTTAAGGCGCTACGGTAGCTGTCGTCGGCGGCGTCGTAGTCCTTGACCCGCTCGTAAAACACCGCCAATGTGTTATGGATTTCGGCATTGCCGGAGTCCAGGCTGAGCGCGGTTTGCAATTTTTCGCGGGCGGCGTCCAACATGCCCATGTCCAGATAGCGAGCGCCCATTTGCAGATTGAGCGTGGCCTTTTCGGCATTGCTCATCGACGGCTTG harbors:
- the pilW gene encoding type IV pilus biogenesis/stability protein PilW, which gives rise to MSRKPIRYWAICGIAGLLAGGCGLLPDIKPSMSNAEKATLNLQMGARYLDMGMLDAAREKLQTALSLDSGNAEIHNTLAVFYERVKDYDAADDSYRSALSRDPSNFSILNNYGRFQCERDRVDQGVELLKQALDSAMNTRPWFALTNLGACALKQNDAQQAEGYFRQALQAQSEYAPALLEMQKISYQNRQYLSARGFLERYLAVANHTPETLWLAFQTERSLGNGKLAEEYRDKLLSAFPASKEAQLVKSAISK